The genomic window GAATACCGTACCTTCCATTTCTTCCAGCTTCAGAAAAAATCGGCATACCTATTTCTTCAAGAGACCGTATATCCCGTAAGGCGGTACTTTTAGAAATATTATATCTATCCATAATATCTTTTAAATTAAAATAATTCTTATCCTTAAGATATATCATAATATTATTTATTCTTTCAGTTTTTCCCATTACACGCTTCCCCTCTAGATAAATAAAAAAGTGTCACCTATTGATACCATTTAATAATATACTATAGTTAAAATAAAATCAAAGGAGAAGTAAAATGAATACAAAAAAAGAATTCCAAAGAATTATGAGTACTCAAGCAGAAATTGCCCTTGCTACAAGTGTTAATAATGTAACTAATGTTAGAATCGTAAATTTCTTTTATGAGGGAAATTCCAAAACCTTATACTTCGCTACTTTTGGGGATAATGCAAAAATAAAAGAATTTGAGCAAAATAGAAATGTCGCTTTTACTACCATACCTCATAATGGAACCGAACACGTTAAAGCAAAAGGGCAGGTTTTCAAAAGTAGCTTAAGTGTTTTTGATGTACAGGATCATTTCATATCAAAAATACCGGATTATAAAGATACGATTGAACAGGCCGGTCAATTTCTTATATTATT from Cellulosilyticum sp. I15G10I2 includes these protein-coding regions:
- a CDS encoding pyridoxamine 5'-phosphate oxidase family protein, with the translated sequence MNTKKEFQRIMSTQAEIALATSVNNVTNVRIVNFFYEGNSKTLYFATFGDNAKIKEFEQNRNVAFTTIPHNGTEHVKAKGQVFKSSLSVFDVQDHFISKIPDYKDTIEQAGQFLILFEIKFDTAEVTLDFENIDILSLA